One genomic region from Lepisosteus oculatus isolate fLepOcu1 chromosome 20, fLepOcu1.hap2, whole genome shotgun sequence encodes:
- the nup93 gene encoding nuclear pore complex protein Nup93 isoform X1, producing the protein MDAEGFGELLQQAEQLAAETEAISELPHVERNLQEIQQAGERLRSRTLTRASQETADVKASILLGSRGLDIFHISQRLESLSAATTFEPLEPVKDTDIQGFLKNERDNALLSAIEESRRRTFLLAEEYHRESMLVQWEQVKQRVLHTLLAAGEDALDFTQELEPSFVSDAGAPGRSALDSVEVSYGRQIYVYNEKIMSGHLQPSLGDLCASVADSLDDKSVSEMWAMVKQMTDVLLVPAKDALKSRVSVDLQMAFVRQAQQFLERSYKNYTMVTVFGNLYQAQLGGVPGTYQLVHSFLNIKLPGPLPGMQDGEVEGHPVWALIYYCLRCGDLSAAMQVVNRAQHQLGEFKNWFQEYMNSPDRRLAPATENKLRLHYRRILRNSTDPYKRAVYCLIGKCDIADSHGEVADKTEDYLWLKLSQVCFEEDGGSSPQDRLALPQLQKQLLEDYGESHFAAGQQPFLYFQVLFLTAQFEAAIAFLFRVERLRSHAVHVALVLHELRLLLKSSGQSAQLLSQEPGDPPMIRRLNFIRLLMLYTRKFESTDPREALQYFYFLRNEKDSQGENMFMRCVSELVIESREFDMLLGRLEKDGSRKPGVIDKFAGDTRAIISRVALEAENKGLFEEAVKLYELAKNPDKVMELMNRLLSPVISQVSAPQSNKERLKNMALAIAERYRAQGTAGEKSLDSTFYLLLDLITFFDEYHAGHIDRAYDVMERLKLVPLSQDSVEERVAAFRNFSDEVRHNLSEVLLATMNILFTQYKRLKGTAAATPVRPQRSLEDRDSVSTHLRSQARALITFAGMIPYRMAGDTNARLVQMEVLMN; encoded by the exons ATGGACGCGGAGGGCTTCGGAGAGCTGCTGCAGCAGGCGGAGCAGCTGGCGGCCGAGACGGAGGCCATCTCGGAGCTGCCCCACGTGGAGCGCAACCTGCAGGAGATCCAGCAGGCCGGCGAGAGGCTCCGGTCGCGCACCCTGACCCGCGCCTCCCAGGAGACGGCCGACGTCAAGGC CTCAATCCTGCTGGGATCCAGAGGACTGGACATTTTCCACATCTCTCAGCGCCTGGAGAGCTTGAGCGCGGCAACAACGTTTGAGCCCCTGGAGCCCGTGAAGGACACGGATATACAG GGCTTCCTGAAGAACGAGCGAGACAATGCGCTGCTGTCGGCCATCGAGGAGTCGCGGAGGAGG ACCTTCCTGCTGGCGGAGGAGTACCACCGCGAGTCCATGCTGGTGCAGTGGGAGCAGGTGAAGCAGCGGGTCCTGCACACTCTGCTGGCGGCCGGCGAGGACGCCCTGGACTTCACCCAGGAGCTAGAG CCCAGTTTCGTGAGCGATGCGGGAGCCCCGGGACGCAGCGCTCTGGACAGCGTGGAGGTGTCGTACGGCCGCCAG ATCTACGTCTACAATGAGAAGATCATGAGCGGCCACCTGCAGCCCAGCCTGGGGGATCTCTGTGCCTCTGTCGCCGACAGTCTGGATGACAAG AGCGTGTCCGAGATGTGGGCGATGGTGAAGCAGATGACCGACGTCCTGCTGGTTCCAGCCAAGGACGCGCTGAAGAGCCGCGTCTCCGTGGACTTGCAGATGGCGTTCGTGCGACAGGCGCAGCAGTTCCTGGAGCGCAG CTATAAGAACTACACCATGGTGACCGTGTTTGGCAATCTGtaccaggcccagctgggagGCGTGCCCGGCACCTACCAGCTCGTGCACAGCTTCCTCAACATCAAGCTGCCAGGACCACTCCCAGGAATGCAG GACGGGGAGGTGGAGGGGCATCCCGTCTGGGCCCTGATCTACTACTGCCTGCGCTGCGGGGACCTGTCAGCCGCCATGCAGGTGGTCAACCGGGCGCAGCACCAGCTGGGCGAGTTCAAGAACTGGTTCCAGGAGTACATGAACAGCCCTGACCGCCG GCTGGCCCCTGCCACGGAGAACAAGCTCCGGCTGCACTACCGCCGCATCCTGCGCAACAGCACCGACCCCTACAAGCGGGCCGTGTACTGCCTGATCGGCAAGTGTGACATCGCAGACAGCCACGGCGAGGTGGCTGACAAGACCGAGGACTACCTCTGGCTGAAG CTGAGCCAGGTGTGCTTCGAGGAGGACGGCGGCAGCTCTCCGCAGGACCGGCTGGCACTGCCCcagctgcagaagcagctgctgGAGGACTATG GGGAGTCGCATTTTGCGGCTGGCCAGCAGCCCTTCCTGTACTTCCAGGTGCTGTTCCTGACTGCGCAGTTCGAGGCCGCCATCGCCTTCCTGTTCCGCGTGGAGCGGCTGCGCAGTCACGCCGTGCACGTGGCCCTGGTGCTGCACGAGCTGCGGCTGCTGCTGAAGTCCTCCGGGCAGAGCGCCCAGCTGC TGAGCCAGGAGCCGGGGGACCCTCCTATGATCAGGAGGCTGAATTTTATCCGCCTGTTAATGCTGTACACCCGCAAGTTCGAGTCCACTGACCCCCGGGAGGCGCTGCAGTACTTCTACTTCCTCAG GAACGAGAAGGACAGCCAAGGAGAGAACATGTTCATGCGGTGCGTCAGCGAGCTCGTGATCGAGAGTCGGGAG TTCGACATGCTACTGGGGAGACTAGAAAAAGACGGAAGCAGAAAG CCAGGGGTGATTGACAAGTTTGCAGGAGACACCAGAGCTATAATAAGCCGAGTTGCTCTTGAAGCCGAGAACAAGGGGCTTTTCGAAGAAGCGGTTAAGCTGTATGAACTCGCCAAG AATCCTGATAAGGTAATGGAGCTGATGAACAGGTTGCTCAGTCCGGTCATCTCCCAGGTCAGCGCGCCACAGTCCAACAAGGAGAGGCTGAAGAACATGGCACTGGCCATCGCAGAGCG CTACAGGGCCCAGGGCACGGCTGGGGAGAAGTCTCTGGACAGCACCTTCTACCTCCTGCTGGACCTCATCACCTTCTTCGACGAGTATCACGCAGGTCACATCGACAGAGCCTACGAC GTGATGGAGAGGTTGAAGTTGGTCCCTCTGAGCCAGGACAGTGTGGAGGAGAGGGTGGCCGCCTTCAGGAACTTCAGCGATGAG GTCAGACACAACCTGTCTGAGGTGCTCTTGGCCACCATGAACATCCTCTTCACACAGTACAAGAGACTGAAGGGAACCGCAGCTGCTACCCCAGTCCGGCCACAGCGCTCGCTGGAGGACAGGGACTCAGTAAGCACG CACCTGCGGTCGCAGGCCCGGGCCCTGATCACCTTCGCCGGCATGATCCCATACCGCATGGCCGGCGACACCAACGCGCGCCTGGTCCAGATGGAGGTTCTGATGaactga
- the nup93 gene encoding nuclear pore complex protein Nup93 isoform X2: MDAEGFGELLQQAEQLAAETEAISELPHVERNLQEIQQAGERLRSRTLTRASQETADVKASILLGSRGLDIFHISQRLESLSAATTFEPLEPVKDTDIQGFLKNERDNALLSAIEESRRRTFLLAEEYHRESMLVQWEQVKQRVLHTLLAAGEDALDFTQELEPSFVSDAGAPGRSALDSVEVSYGRQIYVYNEKIMSGHLQPSLGDLCASVADSLDDKSVSEMWAMVKQMTDVLLVPAKDALKSRVSVDLQMAFVRQAQQFLERSYKNYTMVTVFGNLYQAQLGGVPGTYQLVHSFLNIKLPGPLPGMQDGEVEGHPVWALIYYCLRCGDLSAAMQVVNRAQHQLGEFKNWFQEYMNSPDRRLAPATENKLRLHYRRILRNSTDPYKRAVYCLIGKCDIADSHGEVADKTEDYLWLKLSQVCFEEDGGSSPQDRLALPQLQKQLLEDYGESHFAAGQQPFLYFQVLFLTAQFEAAIAFLFRVERLRSHAVHVALVLHELRLLLKSSGQSAQLLSQEPGDPPMIRRLNFIRLLMLYTRKFESTDPREALQYFYFLRNEKDSQGENMFMRCVSELVIESREFDMLLGRLEKDGSRKPGVIDKFAGDTRAIISRVALEAENKGLFEEAVKLYELAKNPDKVMELMNRLLSPVISQVSAPQSNKERLKNMALAIAERYRAQGTAGEKSLDSTFYLLLDLITFFDEYHAGHIDRAYDVMERLKLVPLSQDSVEERVAAFRNFSDEVRHNLSEVLLATMNILFTQYKRLKGTAAATPVRPQRSLEDRDSHLRSQARALITFAGMIPYRMAGDTNARLVQMEVLMN; the protein is encoded by the exons ATGGACGCGGAGGGCTTCGGAGAGCTGCTGCAGCAGGCGGAGCAGCTGGCGGCCGAGACGGAGGCCATCTCGGAGCTGCCCCACGTGGAGCGCAACCTGCAGGAGATCCAGCAGGCCGGCGAGAGGCTCCGGTCGCGCACCCTGACCCGCGCCTCCCAGGAGACGGCCGACGTCAAGGC CTCAATCCTGCTGGGATCCAGAGGACTGGACATTTTCCACATCTCTCAGCGCCTGGAGAGCTTGAGCGCGGCAACAACGTTTGAGCCCCTGGAGCCCGTGAAGGACACGGATATACAG GGCTTCCTGAAGAACGAGCGAGACAATGCGCTGCTGTCGGCCATCGAGGAGTCGCGGAGGAGG ACCTTCCTGCTGGCGGAGGAGTACCACCGCGAGTCCATGCTGGTGCAGTGGGAGCAGGTGAAGCAGCGGGTCCTGCACACTCTGCTGGCGGCCGGCGAGGACGCCCTGGACTTCACCCAGGAGCTAGAG CCCAGTTTCGTGAGCGATGCGGGAGCCCCGGGACGCAGCGCTCTGGACAGCGTGGAGGTGTCGTACGGCCGCCAG ATCTACGTCTACAATGAGAAGATCATGAGCGGCCACCTGCAGCCCAGCCTGGGGGATCTCTGTGCCTCTGTCGCCGACAGTCTGGATGACAAG AGCGTGTCCGAGATGTGGGCGATGGTGAAGCAGATGACCGACGTCCTGCTGGTTCCAGCCAAGGACGCGCTGAAGAGCCGCGTCTCCGTGGACTTGCAGATGGCGTTCGTGCGACAGGCGCAGCAGTTCCTGGAGCGCAG CTATAAGAACTACACCATGGTGACCGTGTTTGGCAATCTGtaccaggcccagctgggagGCGTGCCCGGCACCTACCAGCTCGTGCACAGCTTCCTCAACATCAAGCTGCCAGGACCACTCCCAGGAATGCAG GACGGGGAGGTGGAGGGGCATCCCGTCTGGGCCCTGATCTACTACTGCCTGCGCTGCGGGGACCTGTCAGCCGCCATGCAGGTGGTCAACCGGGCGCAGCACCAGCTGGGCGAGTTCAAGAACTGGTTCCAGGAGTACATGAACAGCCCTGACCGCCG GCTGGCCCCTGCCACGGAGAACAAGCTCCGGCTGCACTACCGCCGCATCCTGCGCAACAGCACCGACCCCTACAAGCGGGCCGTGTACTGCCTGATCGGCAAGTGTGACATCGCAGACAGCCACGGCGAGGTGGCTGACAAGACCGAGGACTACCTCTGGCTGAAG CTGAGCCAGGTGTGCTTCGAGGAGGACGGCGGCAGCTCTCCGCAGGACCGGCTGGCACTGCCCcagctgcagaagcagctgctgGAGGACTATG GGGAGTCGCATTTTGCGGCTGGCCAGCAGCCCTTCCTGTACTTCCAGGTGCTGTTCCTGACTGCGCAGTTCGAGGCCGCCATCGCCTTCCTGTTCCGCGTGGAGCGGCTGCGCAGTCACGCCGTGCACGTGGCCCTGGTGCTGCACGAGCTGCGGCTGCTGCTGAAGTCCTCCGGGCAGAGCGCCCAGCTGC TGAGCCAGGAGCCGGGGGACCCTCCTATGATCAGGAGGCTGAATTTTATCCGCCTGTTAATGCTGTACACCCGCAAGTTCGAGTCCACTGACCCCCGGGAGGCGCTGCAGTACTTCTACTTCCTCAG GAACGAGAAGGACAGCCAAGGAGAGAACATGTTCATGCGGTGCGTCAGCGAGCTCGTGATCGAGAGTCGGGAG TTCGACATGCTACTGGGGAGACTAGAAAAAGACGGAAGCAGAAAG CCAGGGGTGATTGACAAGTTTGCAGGAGACACCAGAGCTATAATAAGCCGAGTTGCTCTTGAAGCCGAGAACAAGGGGCTTTTCGAAGAAGCGGTTAAGCTGTATGAACTCGCCAAG AATCCTGATAAGGTAATGGAGCTGATGAACAGGTTGCTCAGTCCGGTCATCTCCCAGGTCAGCGCGCCACAGTCCAACAAGGAGAGGCTGAAGAACATGGCACTGGCCATCGCAGAGCG CTACAGGGCCCAGGGCACGGCTGGGGAGAAGTCTCTGGACAGCACCTTCTACCTCCTGCTGGACCTCATCACCTTCTTCGACGAGTATCACGCAGGTCACATCGACAGAGCCTACGAC GTGATGGAGAGGTTGAAGTTGGTCCCTCTGAGCCAGGACAGTGTGGAGGAGAGGGTGGCCGCCTTCAGGAACTTCAGCGATGAG GTCAGACACAACCTGTCTGAGGTGCTCTTGGCCACCATGAACATCCTCTTCACACAGTACAAGAGACTGAAGGGAACCGCAGCTGCTACCCCAGTCCGGCCACAGCGCTCGCTGGAGGACAGGGACTCA CACCTGCGGTCGCAGGCCCGGGCCCTGATCACCTTCGCCGGCATGATCCCATACCGCATGGCCGGCGACACCAACGCGCGCCTGGTCCAGATGGAGGTTCTGATGaactga
- the nup93 gene encoding nuclear pore complex protein Nup93 isoform X3 has protein sequence MLVQWEQVKQRVLHTLLAAGEDALDFTQELEPSFVSDAGAPGRSALDSVEVSYGRQIYVYNEKIMSGHLQPSLGDLCASVADSLDDKSVSEMWAMVKQMTDVLLVPAKDALKSRVSVDLQMAFVRQAQQFLERSYKNYTMVTVFGNLYQAQLGGVPGTYQLVHSFLNIKLPGPLPGMQDGEVEGHPVWALIYYCLRCGDLSAAMQVVNRAQHQLGEFKNWFQEYMNSPDRRLAPATENKLRLHYRRILRNSTDPYKRAVYCLIGKCDIADSHGEVADKTEDYLWLKLSQVCFEEDGGSSPQDRLALPQLQKQLLEDYGESHFAAGQQPFLYFQVLFLTAQFEAAIAFLFRVERLRSHAVHVALVLHELRLLLKSSGQSAQLLSQEPGDPPMIRRLNFIRLLMLYTRKFESTDPREALQYFYFLRNEKDSQGENMFMRCVSELVIESREFDMLLGRLEKDGSRKPGVIDKFAGDTRAIISRVALEAENKGLFEEAVKLYELAKNPDKVMELMNRLLSPVISQVSAPQSNKERLKNMALAIAERYRAQGTAGEKSLDSTFYLLLDLITFFDEYHAGHIDRAYDVMERLKLVPLSQDSVEERVAAFRNFSDEVRHNLSEVLLATMNILFTQYKRLKGTAAATPVRPQRSLEDRDSVSTHLRSQARALITFAGMIPYRMAGDTNARLVQMEVLMN, from the exons ATGCTGGTGCAGTGGGAGCAGGTGAAGCAGCGGGTCCTGCACACTCTGCTGGCGGCCGGCGAGGACGCCCTGGACTTCACCCAGGAGCTAGAG CCCAGTTTCGTGAGCGATGCGGGAGCCCCGGGACGCAGCGCTCTGGACAGCGTGGAGGTGTCGTACGGCCGCCAG ATCTACGTCTACAATGAGAAGATCATGAGCGGCCACCTGCAGCCCAGCCTGGGGGATCTCTGTGCCTCTGTCGCCGACAGTCTGGATGACAAG AGCGTGTCCGAGATGTGGGCGATGGTGAAGCAGATGACCGACGTCCTGCTGGTTCCAGCCAAGGACGCGCTGAAGAGCCGCGTCTCCGTGGACTTGCAGATGGCGTTCGTGCGACAGGCGCAGCAGTTCCTGGAGCGCAG CTATAAGAACTACACCATGGTGACCGTGTTTGGCAATCTGtaccaggcccagctgggagGCGTGCCCGGCACCTACCAGCTCGTGCACAGCTTCCTCAACATCAAGCTGCCAGGACCACTCCCAGGAATGCAG GACGGGGAGGTGGAGGGGCATCCCGTCTGGGCCCTGATCTACTACTGCCTGCGCTGCGGGGACCTGTCAGCCGCCATGCAGGTGGTCAACCGGGCGCAGCACCAGCTGGGCGAGTTCAAGAACTGGTTCCAGGAGTACATGAACAGCCCTGACCGCCG GCTGGCCCCTGCCACGGAGAACAAGCTCCGGCTGCACTACCGCCGCATCCTGCGCAACAGCACCGACCCCTACAAGCGGGCCGTGTACTGCCTGATCGGCAAGTGTGACATCGCAGACAGCCACGGCGAGGTGGCTGACAAGACCGAGGACTACCTCTGGCTGAAG CTGAGCCAGGTGTGCTTCGAGGAGGACGGCGGCAGCTCTCCGCAGGACCGGCTGGCACTGCCCcagctgcagaagcagctgctgGAGGACTATG GGGAGTCGCATTTTGCGGCTGGCCAGCAGCCCTTCCTGTACTTCCAGGTGCTGTTCCTGACTGCGCAGTTCGAGGCCGCCATCGCCTTCCTGTTCCGCGTGGAGCGGCTGCGCAGTCACGCCGTGCACGTGGCCCTGGTGCTGCACGAGCTGCGGCTGCTGCTGAAGTCCTCCGGGCAGAGCGCCCAGCTGC TGAGCCAGGAGCCGGGGGACCCTCCTATGATCAGGAGGCTGAATTTTATCCGCCTGTTAATGCTGTACACCCGCAAGTTCGAGTCCACTGACCCCCGGGAGGCGCTGCAGTACTTCTACTTCCTCAG GAACGAGAAGGACAGCCAAGGAGAGAACATGTTCATGCGGTGCGTCAGCGAGCTCGTGATCGAGAGTCGGGAG TTCGACATGCTACTGGGGAGACTAGAAAAAGACGGAAGCAGAAAG CCAGGGGTGATTGACAAGTTTGCAGGAGACACCAGAGCTATAATAAGCCGAGTTGCTCTTGAAGCCGAGAACAAGGGGCTTTTCGAAGAAGCGGTTAAGCTGTATGAACTCGCCAAG AATCCTGATAAGGTAATGGAGCTGATGAACAGGTTGCTCAGTCCGGTCATCTCCCAGGTCAGCGCGCCACAGTCCAACAAGGAGAGGCTGAAGAACATGGCACTGGCCATCGCAGAGCG CTACAGGGCCCAGGGCACGGCTGGGGAGAAGTCTCTGGACAGCACCTTCTACCTCCTGCTGGACCTCATCACCTTCTTCGACGAGTATCACGCAGGTCACATCGACAGAGCCTACGAC GTGATGGAGAGGTTGAAGTTGGTCCCTCTGAGCCAGGACAGTGTGGAGGAGAGGGTGGCCGCCTTCAGGAACTTCAGCGATGAG GTCAGACACAACCTGTCTGAGGTGCTCTTGGCCACCATGAACATCCTCTTCACACAGTACAAGAGACTGAAGGGAACCGCAGCTGCTACCCCAGTCCGGCCACAGCGCTCGCTGGAGGACAGGGACTCAGTAAGCACG CACCTGCGGTCGCAGGCCCGGGCCCTGATCACCTTCGCCGGCATGATCCCATACCGCATGGCCGGCGACACCAACGCGCGCCTGGTCCAGATGGAGGTTCTGATGaactga